A region of Betta splendens chromosome 13, fBetSpl5.4, whole genome shotgun sequence DNA encodes the following proteins:
- the synrg gene encoding synergin gamma isoform X6 — protein sequence MALRPGSGGGGSFIYPVGGGLGPPQGIVPMQQQQQQQQQQQQQQGFPMVPVMQPNMQGMMGMNFGGQMPPGAMPMQAGMAIGMQAPGMQFLGQPQFMGMRPAGPQYTADLQKQMAEEHQKRLEQQQKMLEEDRKRRQFEEQKQKLRLLSSVKPKTGEKSRDDALEAIKGNLDGFSRDAKMHPTPSSQTKKPESSPSHLSVTTHSLPPALSEDNDEFSDFQGPIDAPSSFPPSSSFSLSSQAHVQPSPPAPRTGFPEQDDDFSDFVQGPVKEFPSSSFQFSSQAQVQPSFPSTQYLLPQSHPASVSIPPTNQHSAVNTSSQSTFQAGVGVYPQQEHIQPMLPAWVYNDTLVPEMFKKVLEFTMTPAGIDTAKLYPILMSSGLPREALGQIWASANRTTPGMLTKEELYTVLALIGVAQSGLPALNVEILSQFPSPPVPSLPALAMALAPVMPQHQQPIMTQPPVSMAMPTPVPPVMAMAPAALAQPPPNTNFIASFPPAQATKVDDDDFQDFQEAPKVGAGDQPFTEFQGESGGSFLNKVTQQHQNSMPAMLTPLSGSSSASAISSDKYAAFKQLSVDQPAEPVPPASDIEDKYSVFRQLQKPSDKKPVGEGFADFRSVNADDGFTDFKTADSVSPLDPSEQTKTFQPAFPTAFPNSQSLPQQQPVSLPQPKNPLNMADLDLFSSIASSVPVTSEKKPSTFTSVSVPPSLVLLSGGAKPSGGGADDFGDFALFGSSSESAQASTSGGTAAAPQDDFADFMAFGCSSGEPKTESSVLVEGETSTQQRPQQSADKYNAFKQLSLEGGLTYDDTKESGGGSFSSLKSDTDDFADFQSSKFCTALGASEKALVDKVAAFKQAKEDSGSVKSLDLPSIGGSSVGKDDSEDALSVQLDMKLSDMGGDLKHVMSDSSLDLPGLSAHQPPATEGDDMKFDPFGTSALSTLASYDWSDHEECQPGEVRKLQVSEGVSLPSLSPPQRKELPFESTENITSGSAAASKLPTSFPTDSSSSTDDKFEAFADFGDRGGVEDEDDFGDFAITVSDNSDSASATAEAGSNGSHSETCDEFGAFQLDKPKFGKSDFLKASTQANVKSSEEMIKNELATFDLSVQGSHKRSHSLGEKEIGRSPPSPAPEQPFRDRSNTLSEKPTLPVIRDKYKDLTGEVEESERYAYEWQRCLESALEVITKANNTLNGISSSSVCTEVIQSAQGMEYLLGVVEVYRVTRRVELGIKATAVCSEKLQQLLKDLSRVWNNLTSFMSLAKLAPDDSSLDFSSCILRHGIKNAKELACGLCLLNVDARSKTKEESTFGRLFKRALTKDNDTRLRAFNSETDNFKLLYGGHQYHASCANFWINCVEPKPPGLILPDLL from the exons ATGGCGCTTCGGCCAGGATCTGGAGGAGGCGGCAG tTTTATATATCCCGTAGGAGGGGGCTTGGGACCACCACAAG GCATAGTACccatgcagcaacagcagcaacaacagcaacagcagcagcaacagcagggtTTCCCTATGGTTCCGGTCATGCAGCCCAACATGCAGGGCATGATGGGAATGAACTTTGGGGGACAAATGCCCCCTGGAGCCATGCCTATGCAG GCTGGGATGGCAATTGGAATGCAGGCTCCTGGGATGCAGTTTTTGGGTCAACCACAGTTTATGGGTATGAGACCTGCTGGACCACAGTACACGGCCGACCTGCAGAAACAAATGGCTGAGGAGCACCA AAAGCGTctagaacagcagcagaagatgctggaggaggacaggaaaagAAGACAGTTtgaggagcagaaacagaagctcCGGCTGCTCAGCAGTGTCAAACCCAAG ACAGGGGAAAAGAGCCGTGATGATGCCTTGGAGGCGATCAAAGGCAACCTGGATGGCTTCAGCAGAGACGCCAAGATGCACCCCACTCCATCATCACAGACCAAGAAACCAG AGTCATCACCATCACACCTGTCTGTCACCACTCACTCCCTCCCCCCAGCATTATCTGAGGACAATGACGAGTTTAGTGATTTTCAGGGGCCCATAGATGCCCCGTCCTctttccctccgtcctcctccttcagcctctcttCTCAGGCTCACGTCCAGCCTTCACCCCCTGCCCCCAGGACAGGTTTTCCTGAGCAGGATGATGATTTTAGTGACTTTGTACAGGGCCCTGTAAAGGAGTTCCCTTCCTCCAGCTTCCAGTTTTCCTCTCAAGCCCAAGTCCAACCTTCATTTCCTTCTACACAATACTTACTCCCTCAGTCCCACCCTGCATCTGTGTCCATTCCCCCTACCAACCAACACTCTGCTGTCAACACCAGCTCCCAATCTACATTCCAAG CAGGTGTTGGCGTGTACCCACAACAAGAGCACATTCAGCCCATGCTGCCAGCCTGGGTTTATAATGACACCCTTGTCCCAG AAATGTTCAAAAAGGTTCTTGAATTCACCATGACTCCTGCAGGGATAGACACAGCCAAGCTCTATCCCATATTGATGTCGTCAGGACTTCCCAGAGAAGCACTGGGGCAAATTTGGGCATCTGCCAACCGCACAACACCTGGCATGCTGACCAAGGAGGAGCTCTATACTGTACTTGCACTAATTGGCGTGGCACAG AGTGGCCTCCCAGCACTAAACGTGGAAATCCTCAGTCAGTTCCCCTCTCCACCTGTGCCCAGCCTGCCTGCTCTGGCTATGGCCCTGGCCCCAGTCATgccccagcaccagcagcccaTAATGACCCAACCTCCAGTCTCCATGGCCATGCCCACACCAGTGCCACCAGTCATGGCTATGGCACCGGCAGCATTGGCTCAACCACCACCAAACACTAATTTCATTGCCAGCTTCCCTCCTGCACAG GCAACCAAGGTTGATGATGACGACTTTCAGGACTTTCAGGAGGCTCCAAAGGTAGGAGCAGGAGATCAACCCTTCACTGAGTTCCAGGGGGAGTCTGGTGGAAGTTTCCTAAACAaagtcacacagcagcaccaaAACAG CATGCCTGCGATGCTGACTCCACTGTCTGGTTCCTCATCTGCATCCGCCATATCCTCTGATAAGTACGCTGCCTTCAAGCAGCTGTCTGTGGATCAGCCTGCAGAGCCTGTACCCCCAGCGTCAG ATATTGAAGACAAGTACAGTGTTTTCAGACAGCTTCAGAAACCATCTGACAAGAAACCAGTCG GGGAAGGATTTGCAGACTTTAGGTCTGTCAACGCTGATGACGGCTTCACAGACTTTAAAACTGCCGACAGTGTCTCTCCTTTAGATCCTTCTGAGCAGACCAAGACCTTCCAACCTGCCTTTCCTACTGCTTTTCCAAACTCTCAGTCtctaccacagcagcagccagtctcACTTCCCCAGCCCAAAAATCCACTAAACATGGCCGACCTGGACCTTTTCTCTTCTATAGcttcttctgttcctgtgaCCAGTGAGAAAAAACCCAGCACATTTACCTCAGTGTCTGTGCCACCCTCTCTGGTGCTCCTGTCCGGTGGAGCCAAACCTTCGGGGGGAGGGGCAGATGACTTTGGTGACTTTGCATTGTTTGGCTCTTCCTCTGAGTCTGCTCAGGCCTCAACATCAGGCGGAACTGCAGCAGCGCCTCAGGACGACTTTGCAGACTTCATGGCATTTGGTTGTTCTAGTGGAGAACCTAAAACTGAGAGCAGTGTGCTGGTAGAAGGGGAGACCTCCACACAGCAGCGTCCTCAGCAGAGCGCAGACAAATACAACGCCTTCAAACAGCTGTCTTTGGAAGGGGGCCTCACCTACGATGACACCAAGGAGAGCGGCGGTGGCTCTTTCTCCTCCCTAAAGAGCGACACAGACGATTTTGCCGACTTCCAGTCCTCAAAGTTCTGCACAGCACTTGGGGCTTCGGAAAAGGCTCTGGTGGATAAGGTGGCCGCTTTCAAACAAGCCAAGGAGGACTCCGGCTCAGTCAAGTCTTTGGACCTCCCTTCCATAGGTGGAAGCAGCGTGGGAAAGGACGACTCGGAGGACGCGCTGTCAGTGCAGCTGGACATGAAGCTGTCGGACATGGGTGGAGACCTGAAGCATGTGATGTCGGACAGCTCTCTGGATTTGCCGGGTCTCTCGGCCCACCAGCCTCCTGCTACAG AAGGAGACGATATGAAATTTGACCCCTTTGGGACGTCGGCCCTCAGCACCTTGGCCAGCTATGACTGGTCAGACCATGAGGAATGTCAGCCCGGAGAGGTCAGAAAGCTGCAGGTCTCGGAAGGAGTGTCTCTTCCATCATTATCTCCTCCCCAGAGGAAGGAGCTGCCCTTTGAAAGCACTGAAAACATTACAAGCGGCTCTGCGGCCGCTTCCAAGCTCCCCACCTCCTTccccacagacagcagctcatccacagaTGACAAGTTTGAAGCCTTTGCTGATTTTGGTGACAGAGGTGGCGTCGAGGATGAAGATGACTTCGGGGACTTTGCCATTACTGTTTCAGATAACTCAGACTCTGCCTCTGCCACGGCCGAGGCGGGCTCTAACGGAAGCCACAGTGAGACCTGTGATGAGTTTGGAGCTTTCCAGTTGGACAAGCCCAAGTTTGGCAAGTCGGACTTCCTCAAAGCCAGTACTCAGGCCAACGTCAAGTCCAGTGAGGAGATGATCAAGAATGAACTAGCCACGTTTGATTTGTCTGTTCAAG GGTCCCACAAACGTAGCCACAGTTTAGGTGAGAAGGAGATTGGGCGTTCGCCTCCATCTCCTGCTCCAGAGCAACCCTTCAGAGACCGATCGAATACCCTGAGCGAGAAGCCCACCCTGCCCGTCATCAGGGACAAGTACAAGGACCTgactggagaggtggag GAGAGCGAGCGCTATGCGTATGAGTGGCAGAGGTGTCTGGAAAGTGCTCTGGAG GTGATCACAAAAGCTAACAACACGCTGAACggcatcagcagctcctctgtctgcaccGAGGTCATCCAGTCTGCTCAGGGCATGGAGTACCTGCTGG GCGTGGTGGAGGTGTATCGCGTCACCAGGCGAGTGGAGCTGGGCATCAAGGCGACGGCGGTGTGCtcggagaagctgcagcagctgctaaaggacCTGAGCCGCGTGTGGAACAACCTCACGAGCTTCATGTCGCTGGCCAAGCTCGCT CCTGACGACAGCTCTCTGGATTTCTCCTCTTGCATTCTGAGGCATGGCATTAAGAATGCCAAAGAGTTGGCCTGTGGGCTATGTCTGCTCAACGTTGATGCTCGCAGCAAg ACCAAAGAAGAAAGCACTTTTGGACGTCTGTTCAAACGA
- the synrg gene encoding synergin gamma isoform X7: MALRPGSGGGGSFIYPVGGGLGPPQGIVPMQQQQQQQQQQQQQQGFPMVPVMQPNMQGMMGMNFGGQMPPGAMPMQAGMAIGMQAPGMQFLGQPQFMGMRPAGPQYTADLQKQMAEEHQKRLEQQQKMLEEDRKRRQFEEQKQKLRLLSSVKPKTGEKSRDDALEAIKGNLDGFSRDAKMHPTPSSQTKKPAGVGVYPQQEHIQPMLPAWVYNDTLVPEMFKKVLEFTMTPAGIDTAKLYPILMSSGLPREALGQIWASANRTTPGMLTKEELYTVLALIGVAQSGLPALNVEILSQFPSPPVPSLPALAMALAPVMPQHQQPIMTQPPVSMAMPTPVPPVMAMAPAALAQPPPNTNFIASFPPAQATKVDDDDFQDFQEAPKVGAGDQPFTEFQGESGGSFLNKVTQQHQNSMPAMLTPLSGSSSASAISSDKYAAFKQLSVDQPAEPVPPASDIEDKYSVFRQLQKPSDKKPVGEGFADFRSVNADDGFTDFKTADSVSPLDPSEQTKTFQPAFPTAFPNSQSLPQQQPVSLPQPKNPLNMADLDLFSSIASSVPVTSEKKPSTFTSVSVPPSLVLLSGGAKPSGGGADDFGDFALFGSSSESAQASTSGGTAAAPQDDFADFMAFGCSSGEPKTESSVLVEGETSTQQRPQQSADKYNAFKQLSLEGGLTYDDTKESGGGSFSSLKSDTDDFADFQSSKFCTALGASEKALVDKVAAFKQAKEDSGSVKSLDLPSIGGSSVGKDDSEDALSVQLDMKLSDMGGDLKHVMSDSSLDLPGLSAHQPPATEGDDMKFDPFGTSALSTLASYDWSDHEECQPGEVRKLQVSEGVSLPSLSPPQRKELPFESTENITSGSAAASKLPTSFPTDSSSSTDDKFEAFADFGDRGGVEDEDDFGDFAITVSDNSDSASATAEAGSNGSHSETCDEFGAFQLDKPKFGKSDFLKASTQANVKSSEEMIKNELATFDLSVQGSHKRSHSLGEKEIGRSPPSPAPEQPFRDRSNTLSEKPTLPVIRDKYKDLTGEVEESERYAYEWQRCLESALEVITKANNTLNGISSSSVCTEVIQSAQGMEYLLGVVEVYRVTRRVELGIKATAVCSEKLQQLLKDLSRVWNNLTSFMSLAKLAPDDSSLDFSSCILRHGIKNAKELACGLCLLNVDARSKTKEESTFGRLFKRALTKDNDTRLRAFNSETDNFKLLYGGHQYHASCANFWINCVEPKPPGLILPDLL; the protein is encoded by the exons ATGGCGCTTCGGCCAGGATCTGGAGGAGGCGGCAG tTTTATATATCCCGTAGGAGGGGGCTTGGGACCACCACAAG GCATAGTACccatgcagcaacagcagcaacaacagcaacagcagcagcaacagcagggtTTCCCTATGGTTCCGGTCATGCAGCCCAACATGCAGGGCATGATGGGAATGAACTTTGGGGGACAAATGCCCCCTGGAGCCATGCCTATGCAG GCTGGGATGGCAATTGGAATGCAGGCTCCTGGGATGCAGTTTTTGGGTCAACCACAGTTTATGGGTATGAGACCTGCTGGACCACAGTACACGGCCGACCTGCAGAAACAAATGGCTGAGGAGCACCA AAAGCGTctagaacagcagcagaagatgctggaggaggacaggaaaagAAGACAGTTtgaggagcagaaacagaagctcCGGCTGCTCAGCAGTGTCAAACCCAAG ACAGGGGAAAAGAGCCGTGATGATGCCTTGGAGGCGATCAAAGGCAACCTGGATGGCTTCAGCAGAGACGCCAAGATGCACCCCACTCCATCATCACAGACCAAGAAACCAG CAGGTGTTGGCGTGTACCCACAACAAGAGCACATTCAGCCCATGCTGCCAGCCTGGGTTTATAATGACACCCTTGTCCCAG AAATGTTCAAAAAGGTTCTTGAATTCACCATGACTCCTGCAGGGATAGACACAGCCAAGCTCTATCCCATATTGATGTCGTCAGGACTTCCCAGAGAAGCACTGGGGCAAATTTGGGCATCTGCCAACCGCACAACACCTGGCATGCTGACCAAGGAGGAGCTCTATACTGTACTTGCACTAATTGGCGTGGCACAG AGTGGCCTCCCAGCACTAAACGTGGAAATCCTCAGTCAGTTCCCCTCTCCACCTGTGCCCAGCCTGCCTGCTCTGGCTATGGCCCTGGCCCCAGTCATgccccagcaccagcagcccaTAATGACCCAACCTCCAGTCTCCATGGCCATGCCCACACCAGTGCCACCAGTCATGGCTATGGCACCGGCAGCATTGGCTCAACCACCACCAAACACTAATTTCATTGCCAGCTTCCCTCCTGCACAG GCAACCAAGGTTGATGATGACGACTTTCAGGACTTTCAGGAGGCTCCAAAGGTAGGAGCAGGAGATCAACCCTTCACTGAGTTCCAGGGGGAGTCTGGTGGAAGTTTCCTAAACAaagtcacacagcagcaccaaAACAG CATGCCTGCGATGCTGACTCCACTGTCTGGTTCCTCATCTGCATCCGCCATATCCTCTGATAAGTACGCTGCCTTCAAGCAGCTGTCTGTGGATCAGCCTGCAGAGCCTGTACCCCCAGCGTCAG ATATTGAAGACAAGTACAGTGTTTTCAGACAGCTTCAGAAACCATCTGACAAGAAACCAGTCG GGGAAGGATTTGCAGACTTTAGGTCTGTCAACGCTGATGACGGCTTCACAGACTTTAAAACTGCCGACAGTGTCTCTCCTTTAGATCCTTCTGAGCAGACCAAGACCTTCCAACCTGCCTTTCCTACTGCTTTTCCAAACTCTCAGTCtctaccacagcagcagccagtctcACTTCCCCAGCCCAAAAATCCACTAAACATGGCCGACCTGGACCTTTTCTCTTCTATAGcttcttctgttcctgtgaCCAGTGAGAAAAAACCCAGCACATTTACCTCAGTGTCTGTGCCACCCTCTCTGGTGCTCCTGTCCGGTGGAGCCAAACCTTCGGGGGGAGGGGCAGATGACTTTGGTGACTTTGCATTGTTTGGCTCTTCCTCTGAGTCTGCTCAGGCCTCAACATCAGGCGGAACTGCAGCAGCGCCTCAGGACGACTTTGCAGACTTCATGGCATTTGGTTGTTCTAGTGGAGAACCTAAAACTGAGAGCAGTGTGCTGGTAGAAGGGGAGACCTCCACACAGCAGCGTCCTCAGCAGAGCGCAGACAAATACAACGCCTTCAAACAGCTGTCTTTGGAAGGGGGCCTCACCTACGATGACACCAAGGAGAGCGGCGGTGGCTCTTTCTCCTCCCTAAAGAGCGACACAGACGATTTTGCCGACTTCCAGTCCTCAAAGTTCTGCACAGCACTTGGGGCTTCGGAAAAGGCTCTGGTGGATAAGGTGGCCGCTTTCAAACAAGCCAAGGAGGACTCCGGCTCAGTCAAGTCTTTGGACCTCCCTTCCATAGGTGGAAGCAGCGTGGGAAAGGACGACTCGGAGGACGCGCTGTCAGTGCAGCTGGACATGAAGCTGTCGGACATGGGTGGAGACCTGAAGCATGTGATGTCGGACAGCTCTCTGGATTTGCCGGGTCTCTCGGCCCACCAGCCTCCTGCTACAG AAGGAGACGATATGAAATTTGACCCCTTTGGGACGTCGGCCCTCAGCACCTTGGCCAGCTATGACTGGTCAGACCATGAGGAATGTCAGCCCGGAGAGGTCAGAAAGCTGCAGGTCTCGGAAGGAGTGTCTCTTCCATCATTATCTCCTCCCCAGAGGAAGGAGCTGCCCTTTGAAAGCACTGAAAACATTACAAGCGGCTCTGCGGCCGCTTCCAAGCTCCCCACCTCCTTccccacagacagcagctcatccacagaTGACAAGTTTGAAGCCTTTGCTGATTTTGGTGACAGAGGTGGCGTCGAGGATGAAGATGACTTCGGGGACTTTGCCATTACTGTTTCAGATAACTCAGACTCTGCCTCTGCCACGGCCGAGGCGGGCTCTAACGGAAGCCACAGTGAGACCTGTGATGAGTTTGGAGCTTTCCAGTTGGACAAGCCCAAGTTTGGCAAGTCGGACTTCCTCAAAGCCAGTACTCAGGCCAACGTCAAGTCCAGTGAGGAGATGATCAAGAATGAACTAGCCACGTTTGATTTGTCTGTTCAAG GGTCCCACAAACGTAGCCACAGTTTAGGTGAGAAGGAGATTGGGCGTTCGCCTCCATCTCCTGCTCCAGAGCAACCCTTCAGAGACCGATCGAATACCCTGAGCGAGAAGCCCACCCTGCCCGTCATCAGGGACAAGTACAAGGACCTgactggagaggtggag GAGAGCGAGCGCTATGCGTATGAGTGGCAGAGGTGTCTGGAAAGTGCTCTGGAG GTGATCACAAAAGCTAACAACACGCTGAACggcatcagcagctcctctgtctgcaccGAGGTCATCCAGTCTGCTCAGGGCATGGAGTACCTGCTGG GCGTGGTGGAGGTGTATCGCGTCACCAGGCGAGTGGAGCTGGGCATCAAGGCGACGGCGGTGTGCtcggagaagctgcagcagctgctaaaggacCTGAGCCGCGTGTGGAACAACCTCACGAGCTTCATGTCGCTGGCCAAGCTCGCT CCTGACGACAGCTCTCTGGATTTCTCCTCTTGCATTCTGAGGCATGGCATTAAGAATGCCAAAGAGTTGGCCTGTGGGCTATGTCTGCTCAACGTTGATGCTCGCAGCAAg ACCAAAGAAGAAAGCACTTTTGGACGTCTGTTCAAACGA